GGCACGGGCGAAAAAGATGGTCGGCAAGATCCGCGCCGGTGCGGTGTTCGTCAACGCGGGCGGGCTTGCCTTCGACATGCCGTTCGGGGGCTATAAGCAGTCGGGCAATGGCCGCGAATTCGGCAAGTTCGGGCTGGAGGAGTTCCTTGAGGTCAAGTCGGTGATCGGCCAGCTTCCGGAGGACTGAAACTGATCCGAAAGGCGCAGCGGGCGGACATCCCGCACGCTGCGCAATTTTGTCCTTCCCCGGCGAAGGCCGGGGGCCCAGTAGCGAAGCGGGTGATAACTGTCGCTGCGCTTCATTATCTCGGACATTCCGACTGGGCCACGGCCTTCGCCGGGCAAGAATAAAGGGTTGCAGGGCGGTCAAGCCTGGGGTCTGAACCCCCGGGATCAATAACCAACGGTAAAGCGCGCACGCGAATGGCGCGGCGTTTCCACCTCGTCGAGCAGCGCGATGGCATAATCTTCGTAACTTATATGGCTCTGCCCGTCTTCGGCAGTCAGCAACGTATCGGTGCCGAGCCGGAATTTTCCCGTCCGCTCGCCGGGGCCAAACATCATCGACGGCGACAGGAAGGTCCAGTCGAGCGCGCCCTCTTCGCGTAACCGGTTCAGTGCCTGACGTGCGGGCTCGGCCTCGGGCTTGATGAAGTCTGGAAAGTCAGGCGTATCGAGCAGCACTTGCCCCGGCGCCACTTCGAGCGACGCGGCACCACCAACCACCAATAGCCGTCCGACCCCGGAGCGACGGATACCGTCAAGAGCGCGGTCGAAGTCGGTCGTACGGAACGGCACCGACAGGATCGTCACCTCATGTCCCGCAAGCGCCGCCGTGATCGCGTCGGGGTCGGCCAGATCGGCGGTCTTCCAGTTGACGCCGGTATCACCATTGTTCGGGCCGGAATGGCGCGCAATCGCGGTCACTTCATGGCCACGGCGCCGTGCTTCGGTCAGGATTCGGGTGCCGGCATTCCCGCTGGCGCCGATAATCGCAATCTTCATCATGCTCTCCCTTGCCTCGCGCAAGACTCGCGTTATTGTGCGCCTGGCGTACAATATAGCAGGGGCGAGGATGTGCAAGTCGGCGTCCCCGGTCCGCGTGTGAAATCTGTGCCGGCACAGCGCATCGAGGATGCGTGGTGCGGCCCGTTGGAGAAGACCGAGCGATGAGTGACAAGGATGTAGTATCGTACCGGGTCGAGGACCGGATCGCCTGGGTCTATTTTGCGCGGCCGGAGAAGCGCAACTCGATGAGCCCGACGCTTAATCGGCGGATGATGGACGTGCTCGACGAGCTCGAATTCCGCGACGATGTCGGCGTGCTAGTGCTCAGCGGCGAAGGGACGGCATGGTCCGCGGGCATGGATCTCAAGGAATATTTCCGCGAGACCGAGGCGCTGGGCCTGCGCGGCGTGCGCCAGTCGCAGCGCGAAAGCTATGGCTGGTTCCGCCGGCTGCGCTGGTTCCAGAAACCCACCATCGCGATGGTCAATGGCTGGTGCTTCGGCGGTGGCTTCGGCCCGCTTTTCTCGTGCGATCTCGCCATCTCGGCGGACGAGGCACAGTTCGGCCTGTCCGAGATCAACTGGGGCATCCTGCCGGGTGGCGGCGTGACCAAGGTCGTGGTCGATCTGCTGTCGATGCGCGACGCGATGTGGATGACGCTGACCGGCGAACTGATCGACGGCAAAAAAGCGGCGGAGTGGCGGCTGGTCAATGAGAGCGTCCCGCTAGACCGGCTCGAAGCGCGCGTGCGCGAGGTCGCCGAATTACTGATCAAGAAGAACCCGGTCGCGCTGAAATTCGCCAAGGACGCGGTGCGCCGCGTCGGGACGATGACGTATGACGAGGCGGAGGATTATCTCGTCCGCATGCAGGAGGCGGCCAACTTCCACGACAAGACCGAAGGACGCAAGGAAGGCATCCGCCAGTTCATCGACGAGAAAAGCTACAAGCCCGGGCTTGGCGCCTATGATCAGGAAAGAACAAAGGCCTGAGATTTGCGGCCGGCCTGGCGTCGTCATCTCGACGCCAGGCCTCCGTTCTAATGTGCGTCAGAACACCGCCTTCGCGGTCGGTTCGCCCATCATCGCCTGGCGCACCAGCGGGATCGGCGGTCCGCCATATTTCAGGAACTCGTCGTGGAACGCCTTCCACGCCTTGCGCCCGCCGCGCGTCGCGACCCAATCGTCACGCAGCTTGCGGATCAGCAACTTACCCATCGTGTAGTTGAGATAGGCAGGATCATAGGTGCCGCGTGCCGATTGCTGCTTGGCGTTACCCTCGTCCTGGTAGCATTCGTCGATGAACATTTTGCGCGACTGTTCCTGCGTCATGCCGCGCGCATGCAGGCCGATCGCCGACAGATAGCGGCAATTGCGCAGCAGCGCGTTGGACAGCTGACCGATATGCGTCTCCGGGTCGCCATTGTTGAGGCCGGCGTCCCACATCATCTCCTCGGCATAATGCGCCCAGCCTTCAGCAAAGGCATAGCCGACGAACAGCCGGCCGAAGAGCGACGGCGAAGCGTTGGCGTGGCGGAACTGCAGGAAATGGCCCGGCATCACTTCGTGGACCGAAGTGAACAGCAGATCCATCTTGCCCGGCACAAAGCCGTCCTGCTCCGCCTTGGTCCATGAAGGGTCAGGCGGGGAGATATAATAGATTGACGGGATACCTTTCTCGAACGGCCCGGGCGGGTCGATATAGGCGGAATTCTGCCGATTATAGGGCGGGCTTTCTTCCACCAAAGCCTGTTCGTTGTCGGGAATCGAGACGATGTCCTTCTCGATCACGAACGCTTTCAGCAGCGGGATCTGCTTGCGTGCCTCCGCCACGGGCCCGCCTTCGGGCTTGTTGGCGTTCATCTTCGCCATGCAGGCGATGATCGTCGCACCCGGCGCGAACTGCGCACAAGCGGCCTTCAACGCGTCCTGGTTGCGCTTGAGGTCAGCCCGGCCCGCCGCCTCGAGCTGATCGAGCGGCACGTCGACGCCTTCGGTCATCTTGATCATGCGCGAGAATTTGTCGGCGCCGAGCGCGAAGTCCTGCGTCGCGCTGCCCCTTTGGCCTTCAAGCCAGTTGGCCAAATCTTTCATCGATTTCGACGCCGCACCGGCGACCTGATCGAACTCGTCCTGCAGCGCCGGGCTCTGCACGCCAGCAAAGGCCTTTTTGGCGTCACCGGAATAATAATCGGCAAAGCCGTTGAACCCCGCGACGCCATAATTGAGATAGGAGAGCGGCATCGGCGTTTTCAGATTCGCGCGGATATTGGCCGCCGCTCCTGGCACCTGGCGCAGGAACTTGATCATCGCTTTCATACGTGTCGGCGCATCGGCATAGTTGCGCGCGATATAGACATTGGGGTCGAGCCCGCCGCCGACATACCAGGCCGGATTGGTGTGCGGCTGATCCGCATCCTCCAGCCAGAACAATTTTCCTTGCGCCACGCCGACCAGATAGTCGCGTTCGAACGCGTCCTGCTTGGTCATCTTCGCCGTATCGAAGGCCCGCGCCTTGACGATCGCGTCGCGCAGGAAATCGCCCTGACGTTTCAGGCCGGCGGCGCTCCAGTCGGCCAGCCCGCCATCGAAATCATGCCGTCCCTGATAGACCGCGTTGCCCGGATCGATCTTGAACCATCCCTCGACGAACGCGTCGCGAAAGCCCGCCCAACTGGTTGTCGGCAGCGCTACCTCGGTCGTCGTGTTGCTCACGGTGGTCGACGGCGAACACGCCGCCAGCGCCAGCACCGCGATGCCGGCCAGCAATGTCACACGCATGGAAATCCTCTCGATTCGCTGATGGCGATGATGCTGGCAGGTTGGCGCGCGCCGCGCCAGCCCAGGCGGAACAGCGCGTGACGCGGCTCGTTCAGGATACTCCATCCGCGTAATCGGAGAGTTTCCCATGCCCTATATCAAAACTCGCGACGGCACCGACCTCTACGTCAAGGATTGGGGCAATGGCCGCCCGATCATCCTGATCCATGGCTGGCCGCTCTCGGCCGATAGCTGGGATGCACAGGCGCTGGCCCTGGCCGAGTCAGGATTTCGCGCGATCGCCTATGACCGGCGCGGCTTCGGGCGTTCGGGCCAGCCATGGAGCGGCTACGATTACGACACGCTGAGCGACGATTTGGCGGACGTCATGAAGGAAACCGGCGCGGGCAATGATGCGGTGATTGTCGGCTTCTCGATGGGTGGTGGCGAAGTTGCCCGCTATATGAGCCGTCATGACGGCAAGGGCGTGGTCGGCGCCGGCCTGATCTCGTCGGTGGTGCCGTACATGCTCAAGACCGACGACAATCCGCACGGCGTGCCCGAGGATCAATTGCACGCGATCGGCGAGGGCATCAAAAAGGATCGCTACGGCTTCTTCGCCGGCTTTTTCAAAGATTTCTACGGCATTGGCCTGGTCTCGCACCCGGTCGGCGCGGAACAGTTGCAATGGGCGCAGAATGTCGCGATGCAGGCCGGGCTGAGGGGCGTGCTGCAATGCGCCGACGCCTTTGGCCACACTGATTTCCGTGGCGATCTGGCGGCATTCCGCGTGCCGACGCTGGTGGTCCATGGCACCGGAGACAAGACCGTGCCGATCGATGCCACCGGCCGCGAGGCGGCCAGAGGCATCGCCGGATCGCAATTGGTCGAATATGACGGCGCCCCGCACGGCCTGACCGTGAGCGAGAGCGACCGCTTCACCAACGATCTGCTGACCTTTCTCGGCGCAAAAGGTGCCACGCGGGTGACGGAGCATGAGGCAAGCCTGATCGAAAACTGAGCGGGTCTAGGTACGGGCGGCCAAGTGCCGCCCGTACCGGATGTCAGCCGGTTATCCCCGTCAAATAGAGCGCGATCCCGGCCAACGAGGTCGCCGCCAGCGTCGGAATGGCCCCAACCTTGAACCGGATCATCGCGACGATTGCGGTAACCGACAGCAACAGCGCCCAGATATCGACACTCGACAGGATTGGTACGTCGCAACGTATTGGTCCTGCGCGAAACGGCGTGACGGCGCGGAAAATCGTGTGGATCGCGAACCAGATCGCCAAGTTGAGAATTACGCCGACCACAGCGGCGGTGATCGCGGATAATGCGCCGGCCACCGCACGGTTGCCACGCAGGCGCTCGATGAACGGGGCACCGAGGAATATCCACAGGAAGCAGGGCACGAACGTCACCCATGTCGCGAGCAATCCGCCAAGCGTGCCGGCAAGCAGCGGCGAGAGCATACCGGGCGAGCGATATGCGCCCATGAAACCGACGAATTGCAGCACCATGATCAACGGCCCCGGCGTGGTCTCCGCCATGCCAAGCCCGTCGAGCATCTCGCCGGGTTTGAGCCAGTGATAGGATTGCACCGCCTCCTGCGCGACATAGGCGAGTACCGCATAGGCCCCGCCGAACGTGACCATCGCCATGGTCGAAAAGAAGGTGGCGATCTGGCTGAACACATCGTTCGGGCCGAGCCACAGGATCAATATGGCGACCGGCACGAGCCATAGCGCCAGCCAGACGATCGCCGTGCGCAATGCGTCGCGGACCGACATTCGCGCATGCGCGGGCAGCTCTTCGCCGAGCAGCGTTTCGGCGTCCTCAACGATCCGGCCCTTGGCGGCGCCATGCCCGCCACCGACCTGGAACGCGGGCATGCCAGCGCGACCGCCGAAATAGCCGATCATACCGGCCACCAGAACGATCAGCGGGAACGGTATGCCGACAAAGAAAATCAGCACAAAGGCGGCCGCCGCCATGCTCAACATGACCCGGTTCTTCAAGGCACGACCAGCGATGCGCACCACCGCCTGGAGTACGATCGCCAGCACCGCCGCCTTCAACCCGAAGAACAATGCCGAGATGATCCCGAGCTTGCCGTAGATCGCGTAGATCCAGCTAAGCGTCATGATCGAGATCATACCGGGCAGGACGAACAGCCCACCCGCGATGATCCCGCCGCGCCTGCGATGCATCAACCAGCCGATATAGGTCGCGAGTTGCTGCGCTTCGGGGCCGGGCAGCAGCATGCAATAGTTGAGCGCGTGCAGGAATCGGTGCTCGCCGATCCAGCGTTTCTCTTCAACCAGCACGCGGTGCATCAGCGCGATCTGCCCGGCCGGTCCGCCGAACGACAGCGACGCGATACGCAGCCAGACCCATAACGCCTCACGCAGGGAAACGCCGTGCGGCGCACCCGCGCGGGGCGCGGCGGGCGGAAAATTGTCTTGAACAGCATCCATCACACGCGCTCCCTCACCTTGGTGGGAACATGCGAGGTCCAGCTATGCGTCTCGCCGATCGCATCGCGACACCAGCGATAGAGCGCGCCATAGACTTGCAGCCCGGCGTCGAGCTGTTCGAGATCGTCGCCATAGATGCGCGACAGGCCGGGCGAGATGGCGAGCAACTCGGCTGCCTCCGGCGCCAGATCGGCGTGACCGGTATCGGCGCCGCGCACGATCGTGGCGAGCCGGGTCAGCGGTTCGTGTCCGGCAAGGCCGAATTCCTCGACCATCACATCGAAGGTGCAGCGCTCGCCGCGATGGTTCCACTCCGCGCCCTCGCCTTCCACGTCGAACGGTGTCGCGCCCATATTTTGGGCGACGCCCGGTACCTCCGGTGCCGATCCGAACAGGAAGAGCGCAGCCGGATCGATAAAGCGCCGGATCAGCCAGGGGCAGGCGAAGCGATCGACTTTTGGCCGCGCCCTGGTGACCCACAAGGTCCGGCCGGTCGCGTCGCGTGGCGGCACCGCCGCATCGGCGATGGTCGGTAGCCCTGCCGCCTTCCAGCCATCGAACCCGCCTTCCAGCGGCTCGGCCGGCACGCCGGCCTGAAGCAACCAGGCAGCAACGCCATGGTTCGACGCGCCGCCATCCTCGCACACGATCACCGCCGTGCGTGCGGCAAAGTCCCCCGCCCATGCGGCGGGCGCGGCGGCCGAACGCCGCTGCGCACCGGGAATATAATATGGGTCGATCGCCCAATGAGCATCATCGCGAATGTCGATGATCGCAGGAGACCGGGCTGTACCGATCAGCCGGGCAAGCTTGTCGATGGTTATACTGTTGATTGCGGGCATGATGCGTCCTCGAATTCAGGGACGCGATACTTCAGCCTGTCGCCTCATGGGGCGATCGCAGGCCCCATGCGCCTAAACTCAACTTCTGCCGCCCGATGTCAAGCGTTTGCGTTGTCGCCGCGCTTTCCTCGCCCACAGATATCTGCAATCCCGCGCTGATGACGCGATATTTTCCGATCGAGATCAACGTGCCGTTGAGGGCCAGCCACAGCGAACTTCTTGCATTTCATTGGCGCAGTAATGGGATCACTGCCGAGTTCGCGCTGCCTGGCGATGACGCACGGGCATTGCTTGTGACTTTTGATCGCGAGTGCATCGTCAGAATCGTGGACGAGTTCCCTCTGAGTACCGAAGACACCCTGGTGGAGGGGCTGGTATCCGAGCATTTTTCTTATCGCGTCGAGGGAGCAGCATTTGCTCGGGCTCAGTCAAAACCATGGAAAGAAACTAATTCGGCGGTGCACTATCAGTTCGTCACGGGAAGCGCTTGCCTAGACGTATTATCCGGCGGCACGCCAACCTTCGAGGTGGTTGCGCGGCGCGGTGACCGGGAGCTTGGCGCCCCTGAGTGCCGCTAAGGCTTCATCGGCAGGATGACATCGTCGGGATGCGCGACGTTCAATTTCTTGCGCACCAGCTCGTCGACCATGTCCGGGTCGGCCTTGTTCGGGTCGAGCAGATTGACCCGGTTCTGCCACTCGGCGCGCTTCTGCTTGAGCGCGGCGAGTTCGACGTCCCGCTTGCTCAACTGACGCTTGATATCGCCATAAGCGCGCGCGCCATTGGGGCCGAGCACAGCGTACATCCCGAAAACCGCCATCACGATCAATAGAACCGCCGGACCAATGGCCCGGCGGAGCATGAGGCGTAAGGGAGAACGCTTTGTCATTGCGTGATTCTTAACCCGCGCGACTCGCGGATCAAGCTTTAATTTACCATGTTGCGGCGATTGCTTAGCCGCGCAGCACGTCGCGACCGGCATAACGACCGGCGTCACCCAGTTCTTCCTCGATGCGGATCAGCTGGTTGTATTTGGCCAACCGGTCGGAACGCGCGAGGCTGCCGGTCTTGATTTGCCCGCAATTGGTCGCGACCGCGAGGTCGGCGATGGTCGAATCCTCGGTTTCGCCCGAGCGGTGCGACATCACTGCGGTGTAACCGGCGCGATTGGCCATCGAGACCGCTTCGAGCGTCTCAGTCAGCGTGCCGATCTGATTAACCTTGACCAGCAGCGAATTGGCCAGGCCATCGGTGATGCCCTGCTTCAAGCGCTTGGGATTGGTGACGAACAGATCGTCGCCGACCAATTGCACTTTCTTGCCGACCAAGTCGGTAAGCGCTTTCCAGCCTTCGAAATCATCCTCGGCCATGCCATCCTCGATCGAGAAGATCGGGTAGCGGCGGGTCAAATCGGCGAGATACTCCGCCATTTCATGGCTCGACAGGATCTTGTTCTCGCCCGAGATGTCGTATTTGCCGTTTTTGAAGAACTCGGTTGCGGCGCAATCGAGCGCGATCATCACATCGTCGCCCGGCGTATAACCCGCCTGCTCGATCGACTTCATGATGAAATCGAGCGCATCGCTGGTGCTGGCGATGTTCGGCGCGAAGCCGCCCTCGTCGCCGACCGAGGTCGCCAGACCCTTATCGTGCAAACCCTTTTTCAGTGTGTGGAAAATCTCCGAACCGCAACGCACCGCCTCGAACAGCGAATCCGCGCCCACCGGCACGATCATGAATTCCTGGAAATCGATCGGATTGTCAGCATGTTCACCGCCATTGATGATATTCATCATTGGCACCGGCAGAACATGCGCGGCGACGCCACCGACATAACGGTACAGCGGCAGGCCGCGAGCGTCCGCCGCCGCCTTGGCGGTTGCGAGGCTCACGCCGAGGATCGCGTTGGCACCAAGCCGCGCTTTGTTAGGCGTGCCGTCCAGCTCGATCATCGCCCGGTCGACATCGGCCTGGTCCTCGGCGTCGATGCCGAGCACGACCGATGCGATCTCCGAATTGACCGCGTCGACCGCCGCCTGCACGCCCTTGCCGAGCCAGCGGCTCTTGTCGCCGTCACGCTTCTCGACCGCTTCATGCGCGCCGGTCGAAGCACCCGAGGGCACCGCCGCGCGACCGAAGCTGCCGTCCTCAAGCATGACATCGACCTCGACCGTCGGGTTGCCGCGGCTGTCGATGATCTGGCGAGCATGAATGTCGATGATTGCGGTCACGGAACGATCCTTCTAATCGTGGGCGGGCACCAGCGTTGCGGTGAATTCGGCCGAGCCTCTATCGGCTAACCGCGCATGCGGCAATTCGCAGGTGGCCGATGGAACCGGAAGCCGGTCTTGCCGGTTGATCGTAACGACACTCGAGAAAGGGTTCACATGGCCGAAGACGCTCCCAAAGCTCCGAAGCCGGCCACGCCGGTAAAGAAGGCCGCCACCAGCGCCACGCCGAGGAAAGCGCTCAACGGCGCCTCATCGGCCAAGGCGAAGCCAACCCCCAAACCGAAGCCCGCAAAACCGCTGAAAGGTCCCACCGTGGATACCACCACCATCGAAAACCCGACCACCGCCAAGCCAGCCACGGACGCCAGCCCGATTTCCGCACAGGCACTGAAGGACGGAGCGGCGAAATTCACCAAGGATGCCGGCACCAAGGCACGCAGCTATGCCGAGGACGGCAAGGCGCGCGCGGGCGGCGCGCTCGACGAATTGTCGAAGATGATGAACGACGCCGCCGGTACGGTCGATGAGAAGCTCGGCGCGCAATATGGTCAATATGCGCGCTCCGCCGCCGAGGCGGTGTCGGGCTTTTCCGAATCGCTGAAGTCGAAGGGAATCGACGACCTGATCAGCGATGCGCGTGGCTTCGTGAAGAAAAGTCCGGCGATCGCAATCGGCACGGCGGCGGCGGTCGGATTCGTGCTCGTTCGGCTGATCAAGTCGGGCCTTGATGCAGCGGATCGCACGACCGACGATAAAGCCTAGTTCGAGTTTCGGGGGTAATATGGACGATCAACCGTCGCCCGACGAGAACAGCATTGCGGCGCTGTTCTCGCGGTTGATCGACGATGCCGAGCGTTTCGTGCGGGCCGAGATCCGGCTTTATCGCGCGCAATTGTTCGACCGGATCGGCGACGCCAAGGCCGCGATCCTGCTTGGCGTAACCGCCTTTCTGCTCGCGCAGAGTGCGTTTATCGCACTGTTCGTCGGGCTGGTGCTGATCCTGGTACCCGTGATCGGTCCGGCCTGGGCGATCGTCATCGTCATCGGATCGGGGCTGGCCATTGCCGGGGTGCTGGTCAAGATCGCGATCGACAAGATCCGCAAGGTCACCGCGATCAAGGATCATGCGGAATGAGCGCCGGGATCGACCCAGACGAACCGGACCTCGTCTTCGCGAAGATGCGCTCCGTGGAAGCGCGCGAGCGGCTCGCCGGCACGCTGGTCGAGTTACAGGCACGGCTCAACCCCAAGGCGCTGGCGCGCGAGGCGATCCAGGAGTTGAAGGAAACCGGTCAGGAAATGGCGCGCGAAGGGCTGGAGGCAGCGAAACGCCATCCCCTGACCCTTGCCGGCGCTGCGACGGCGGTCGGCATCTTCCTGGCGCGCAAGCCCCTGTCTAAGCTGATCAGCGAATTGAGCGAGCCCCCATCCGACGTCGACACCAATGCAACCCCTGCCCCGCCAACGAGTTTGACCAATGAACGGGCCAGCGCCCGTGGCAAGAGGACCGAGACATGACCGAAGCGACCGCAACCCATGCCGCAAAACCCGTGAAGCGCAGCGCGATGGAAAAAACCTATGACAAGGCGGCCAAGGCGCTGCGCAAAAGCCGCAAGAATGCGCTGGATACCGCACGCAGCACGGCCGACAGCCTCCAATCCAATCCCGTAGCGGTGCTCGCCGGCGGAATCGCGCTGGGTGCGGTGCTCGGCGCGCTGCTGCCGCGCAGCGAGCGCGAGGGTAAATTGCTCGCACCGGTCGGCAAGCGCATCGCCGACACCACGGGCGCCGCGGCCAAGGCGGCGCGCGATGCCGGCAAGGCCGAACTCGACTCGCTTGGCCTGAACAAGAATGCGGCGCGCGATCAGGCGGGCAAGCTGCTTGGCGGCGTGGTCAAGGCGCTGGCGACCGCCGGTGCGGCGGCGGCAAAGACCACCAAGAAGGAATAGCGCTTCAATCGAGCGCAACCACTCTCTAAGGACATGCGCGACTCCTTCCCCGGGAAACGCATATGAGCAAACTCCACCTCGTCTTCGGCGGCCGCGTCAGCGACCCGCGTACTCTCGACTTCGACGATCTCGACTCGATCGAGATCGTCGGCATGTTTCAGGATTATGCCAGCGCCGAAAAGGCATGGCGCGCGGCTGCGCAACGCACGGTCGATGATGCCGGTATGAAGTTCGTGGTGGTTCATCTCCACCGCCTGCTTGAGCCGGATTTGTTGGCGCCACCTGCTTAATAGCTCCTCCCCGGCACGGGGCGGATTTAAGCCTTGCGGTACTGCCAGGCGAGCAATGGCTTGGCGAGCGCGACGCCCGCGATGAGTCCGCCGATCGGTTCGACGATCGAGACCGACATCTCGAAATTCTGCGCGACGACCTGAAAAACGATCTGGATCGCCAGCCAAATGCCGGCGAGGATCGCGATCTGGATCGAGCGGCTATGCCCTTGCGCGATCGGAATCGCGCGCGGCACGCCATAGAGCATGAAATACGCGCCGAGCACCGCGAACACCGCCGGCTCAAGCCCGGCGCTGGGCAGCAGCGAGTTCGGTGTCAGGATCAGCCGCGCAAGCGCGCCGCCATAGGCTCCGGCGAGGAAAACGATGCCCAGCCCGACGGGCCTGATCGCCTTTTCAACGAAGCGTCCGGCGATCAGCAGGAAAATGAGGTTAAAGATCGGCGACACGAAATCGCGCGCCAGAAAGGCCGAGGCGAGCGGCGACAGCCACGACCAGAACGGATCGTCGCGCCACGCGCCGGCCAGGAACAGCTGCGGGCTGAAGCCGAACATCATCGACGCCGCGAGCAGACCGAAGACCGACGCGGACAACAGCAATACGAACACCGACAGCGCAATCAGCGCATCGGTGAAGCGTCCGCGGGGAAGATCGATCCCGTTCAGATGAATTCGATCTTCGACACGACGTACCAACGGTCGCCCGAGGGCACGGTCACTTCGACCTCTTCATCGACCTTACGGCCGATCAGGCCACGGCCGAGCGGCGAATTGTACGAGATGCGACCGCCCTTGGCATCCGCCTCGGTCTGACCGACGATCTGATACTTTACCGGCTTCTCATCCTCGTCGAGCAGCGTGACGGTTGCGCCGAACACGACCTTGTCGCCCGACAATTCCTTCGGATCGATCACCTGAGCGCGGGACAATTTGTCCTCGATATCGCTGATCGACGCTTCGATCTGGCCCTGCCGCTCCTTGGCGGCATGATATTCGGCGTTTTCGGAAAGGTCGCCATGCGCGCGCGCTTCCTC
This portion of the Sphingomonas sp. So64.6b genome encodes:
- a CDS encoding septum formation initiator family protein, producing the protein MYAVLGPNGARAYGDIKRQLSKRDVELAALKQKRAEWQNRVNLLDPNKADPDMVDELVRKKLNVAHPDDVILPMKP
- a CDS encoding phage holin family protein, producing the protein MDDQPSPDENSIAALFSRLIDDAERFVRAEIRLYRAQLFDRIGDAKAAILLGVTAFLLAQSAFIALFVGLVLILVPVIGPAWAIVIVIGSGLAIAGVLVKIAIDKIRKVTAIKDHAE
- the eno gene encoding phosphopyruvate hydratase yields the protein MTAIIDIHARQIIDSRGNPTVEVDVMLEDGSFGRAAVPSGASTGAHEAVEKRDGDKSRWLGKGVQAAVDAVNSEIASVVLGIDAEDQADVDRAMIELDGTPNKARLGANAILGVSLATAKAAADARGLPLYRYVGGVAAHVLPVPMMNIINGGEHADNPIDFQEFMIVPVGADSLFEAVRCGSEIFHTLKKGLHDKGLATSVGDEGGFAPNIASTSDALDFIMKSIEQAGYTPGDDVMIALDCAATEFFKNGKYDISGENKILSSHEMAEYLADLTRRYPIFSIEDGMAEDDFEGWKALTDLVGKKVQLVGDDLFVTNPKRLKQGITDGLANSLLVKVNQIGTLTETLEAVSMANRAGYTAVMSHRSGETEDSTIADLAVATNCGQIKTGSLARSDRLAKYNQLIRIEEELGDAGRYAGRDVLRG
- a CDS encoding NAD(P)-dependent oxidoreductase → MKIAIIGASGNAGTRILTEARRRGHEVTAIARHSGPNNGDTGVNWKTADLADPDAITAALAGHEVTILSVPFRTTDFDRALDGIRRSGVGRLLVVGGAASLEVAPGQVLLDTPDFPDFIKPEAEPARQALNRLREEGALDWTFLSPSMMFGPGERTGKFRLGTDTLLTAEDGQSHISYEDYAIALLDEVETPRHSRARFTVGY
- a CDS encoding DUF3618 domain-containing protein, producing MSAGIDPDEPDLVFAKMRSVEARERLAGTLVELQARLNPKALAREAIQELKETGQEMAREGLEAAKRHPLTLAGAATAVGIFLARKPLSKLISELSEPPSDVDTNATPAPPTSLTNERASARGKRTET
- a CDS encoding chromate resistance protein ChrB domain-containing protein — protein: MPAINSITIDKLARLIGTARSPAIIDIRDDAHWAIDPYYIPGAQRRSAAAPAAWAGDFAARTAVIVCEDGGASNHGVAAWLLQAGVPAEPLEGGFDGWKAAGLPTIADAAVPPRDATGRTLWVTRARPKVDRFACPWLIRRFIDPAALFLFGSAPEVPGVAQNMGATPFDVEGEGAEWNHRGERCTFDVMVEEFGLAGHEPLTRLATIVRGADTGHADLAPEAAELLAISPGLSRIYGDDLEQLDAGLQVYGALYRWCRDAIGETHSWTSHVPTKVRERV
- the chrA gene encoding chromate efflux transporter, giving the protein MDAVQDNFPPAAPRAGAPHGVSLREALWVWLRIASLSFGGPAGQIALMHRVLVEEKRWIGEHRFLHALNYCMLLPGPEAQQLATYIGWLMHRRRGGIIAGGLFVLPGMISIMTLSWIYAIYGKLGIISALFFGLKAAVLAIVLQAVVRIAGRALKNRVMLSMAAAAFVLIFFVGIPFPLIVLVAGMIGYFGGRAGMPAFQVGGGHGAAKGRIVEDAETLLGEELPAHARMSVRDALRTAIVWLALWLVPVAILILWLGPNDVFSQIATFFSTMAMVTFGGAYAVLAYVAQEAVQSYHWLKPGEMLDGLGMAETTPGPLIMVLQFVGFMGAYRSPGMLSPLLAGTLGGLLATWVTFVPCFLWIFLGAPFIERLRGNRAVAGALSAITAAVVGVILNLAIWFAIHTIFRAVTPFRAGPIRCDVPILSSVDIWALLLSVTAIVAMIRFKVGAIPTLAATSLAGIALYLTGITG
- a CDS encoding DUF885 domain-containing protein gives rise to the protein MRVTLLAGIAVLALAACSPSTTVSNTTTEVALPTTSWAGFRDAFVEGWFKIDPGNAVYQGRHDFDGGLADWSAAGLKRQGDFLRDAIVKARAFDTAKMTKQDAFERDYLVGVAQGKLFWLEDADQPHTNPAWYVGGGLDPNVYIARNYADAPTRMKAMIKFLRQVPGAAANIRANLKTPMPLSYLNYGVAGFNGFADYYSGDAKKAFAGVQSPALQDEFDQVAGAASKSMKDLANWLEGQRGSATQDFALGADKFSRMIKMTEGVDVPLDQLEAAGRADLKRNQDALKAACAQFAPGATIIACMAKMNANKPEGGPVAEARKQIPLLKAFVIEKDIVSIPDNEQALVEESPPYNRQNSAYIDPPGPFEKGIPSIYYISPPDPSWTKAEQDGFVPGKMDLLFTSVHEVMPGHFLQFRHANASPSLFGRLFVGYAFAEGWAHYAEEMMWDAGLNNGDPETHIGQLSNALLRNCRYLSAIGLHARGMTQEQSRKMFIDECYQDEGNAKQQSARGTYDPAYLNYTMGKLLIRKLRDDWVATRGGRKAWKAFHDEFLKYGGPPIPLVRQAMMGEPTAKAVF
- a CDS encoding alpha/beta hydrolase, with amino-acid sequence MPYIKTRDGTDLYVKDWGNGRPIILIHGWPLSADSWDAQALALAESGFRAIAYDRRGFGRSGQPWSGYDYDTLSDDLADVMKETGAGNDAVIVGFSMGGGEVARYMSRHDGKGVVGAGLISSVVPYMLKTDDNPHGVPEDQLHAIGEGIKKDRYGFFAGFFKDFYGIGLVSHPVGAEQLQWAQNVAMQAGLRGVLQCADAFGHTDFRGDLAAFRVPTLVVHGTGDKTVPIDATGREAARGIAGSQLVEYDGAPHGLTVSESDRFTNDLLTFLGAKGATRVTEHEASLIEN
- a CDS encoding p-hydroxycinnamoyl CoA hydratase/lyase, with the protein product MSDKDVVSYRVEDRIAWVYFARPEKRNSMSPTLNRRMMDVLDELEFRDDVGVLVLSGEGTAWSAGMDLKEYFRETEALGLRGVRQSQRESYGWFRRLRWFQKPTIAMVNGWCFGGGFGPLFSCDLAISADEAQFGLSEINWGILPGGGVTKVVVDLLSMRDAMWMTLTGELIDGKKAAEWRLVNESVPLDRLEARVREVAELLIKKNPVALKFAKDAVRRVGTMTYDEAEDYLVRMQEAANFHDKTEGRKEGIRQFIDEKSYKPGLGAYDQERTKA